One part of the Prochlorococcus marinus str. MIT 9313 genome encodes these proteins:
- a CDS encoding thylakoid membrane photosystem I accumulation factor, which yields MSIKHLRVLPMTHLLKALLSLGLAILLMVPPVQAIRDDDAYDGNIFPIYAGDGSLGYGQATNLPEALREKRTSVIVFYLDDSAVCKAFSPVVSTINLIWRDSIDLIPLTTDEFQGRTSNDPHEESYYWHGRIPQVVVIDGQGEVLLDQEGQVSLDEINDAISTATGLSKPIDSLKIDSFNEYNSFMVKE from the coding sequence ATGAGCATTAAACATCTCCGTGTACTGCCCATGACCCATCTGCTCAAAGCACTCCTGAGCTTGGGTCTGGCCATTCTTCTGATGGTGCCCCCAGTCCAAGCCATCCGAGATGACGATGCCTACGACGGCAACATCTTTCCGATCTATGCGGGTGATGGTTCATTGGGTTACGGGCAAGCAACAAACCTTCCCGAAGCCCTTAGAGAGAAGCGCACAAGTGTGATCGTGTTTTATCTCGATGACAGCGCCGTCTGCAAGGCTTTCTCGCCTGTGGTTTCAACAATTAACTTGATATGGAGAGATTCCATTGATCTGATCCCATTGACCACAGACGAGTTTCAAGGACGAACAAGCAACGATCCCCATGAAGAGTCTTATTACTGGCATGGACGCATCCCTCAAGTGGTGGTGATCGATGGTCAAGGCGAGGTGCTACTCGATCAAGAAGGCCAAGTTTCACTCGATGAAATCAATGATGCAATCAGTACTGCTACAGGCCTAAGTAAACCAATTGATTCTCTTAAAATCGACAGCTTCAATGAGTACAACAGCTTCATGGTGAAAGAATAA
- the ruvX gene encoding Holliday junction resolvase RuvX: MTATKPSPKSMLSLDLGKRRIGLAGCDPLGITVSPLPPLQRKSFERDLKVLQWHCTSRKVEGLVVGLPLDAKGLPTDQARHYERYGQRLARALKLPLALVNEHSSSWAAAERYNLQGDRSGQLDSAAAALLLEQWLREGPELKPVHVAAHPVSQVNSDSGS; encoded by the coding sequence ATGACGGCAACAAAACCCAGTCCCAAATCCATGCTTAGTCTGGATTTGGGGAAAAGACGCATCGGCCTAGCAGGATGCGATCCACTTGGAATCACGGTGAGTCCTCTACCACCTCTGCAGAGAAAAAGCTTCGAACGAGACCTAAAAGTGTTGCAGTGGCACTGCACTAGTCGCAAAGTAGAAGGCTTGGTCGTGGGTTTGCCGCTAGATGCCAAAGGTCTGCCCACAGATCAAGCACGACACTATGAGCGTTATGGACAACGCTTGGCGAGAGCTCTCAAGCTGCCTCTCGCTTTGGTTAATGAACACAGCAGTAGTTGGGCTGCTGCTGAACGCTACAACTTGCAAGGCGATCGAAGTGGCCAGCTTGATAGCGCTGCGGCAGCACTTCTGCTCGAGCAGTGGTTGCGAGAAGGTCCCGAACTGAAACCGGTCCACGTGGCGGCCCATCCAGTGAGTCAGGTGAACAGCGATAGTGGATCCTGA
- a CDS encoding DUF3727 domain-containing protein — protein sequence MTAPGPNINGEVPTVLVRDDEGRDLLCFLEQLIPLDDKDYALLTPVDTPVSLFRLSEGNDPELIETIASSEPILSVADVVLQEHDLTLVRSAVTLTVNGELDEPDPEELEDEETDDDSETYELLVSFMVQEQEYGLYIPLDPFFVVARMTDGQAKLVEGEEFDQVQPRIEVELEDREL from the coding sequence ATGACTGCCCCGGGTCCAAACATCAATGGCGAGGTGCCAACGGTCTTAGTAAGAGATGATGAAGGGCGGGATCTGCTCTGTTTTCTCGAGCAACTCATTCCCCTTGATGACAAGGATTACGCCCTACTCACACCGGTCGACACCCCCGTCTCCCTCTTCCGCCTCAGCGAAGGCAACGATCCTGAACTGATCGAAACGATTGCCAGCAGTGAACCAATCCTTTCAGTGGCCGATGTCGTGCTGCAAGAACACGACCTCACTCTTGTTCGTTCAGCTGTAACACTCACTGTGAACGGTGAACTAGATGAACCCGATCCAGAGGAATTGGAAGATGAGGAAACCGATGACGACTCCGAGACATATGAATTACTCGTTAGTTTTATGGTTCAAGAGCAGGAGTATGGCCTTTATATCCCTCTGGATCCCTTCTTCGTTGTGGCTCGCATGACCGACGGTCAAGCAAAGCTTGTCGAAGGAGAGGAATTCGATCAAGTTCAGCCACGTATTGAAGTCGAGCTCGAAGATAGGGAGCTGTAG
- a CDS encoding YqeG family HAD IIIA-type phosphatase, giving the protein MSQHWLQPNWAPGLTLPHLPIQHLLDQGLQALILDVDRTLLPGREIELPLSVTSWVKEAQRHLLLHLFSNNPSRKRIGSVAEQLDLTFTCSAAKPRRARLRKVLNQIQCKPTEIAIVGDRIFTDVLAGNRLDLYTVLVRPLRADGYPCKNNRVQRLEQKLAAWLGAPQT; this is encoded by the coding sequence ATGAGCCAACACTGGCTTCAGCCAAACTGGGCACCCGGCCTGACCCTCCCCCATCTGCCGATCCAGCACTTGCTGGATCAGGGCCTGCAGGCCCTGATCCTTGACGTTGATCGCACCTTGCTGCCCGGGCGTGAGATTGAATTACCGCTATCCGTTACAAGCTGGGTTAAGGAGGCCCAACGCCATCTATTACTTCACCTCTTCAGCAACAATCCCTCTCGAAAACGTATCGGTTCGGTAGCTGAGCAACTAGATCTCACCTTCACCTGCAGTGCAGCGAAACCTCGCAGAGCCCGACTGCGAAAGGTACTCAATCAGATCCAGTGCAAACCTACAGAGATTGCCATTGTGGGAGATCGAATCTTCACTGACGTGCTAGCCGGAAACCGTCTTGATCTCTATACCGTTCTAGTTCGACCACTACGCGCCGATGGCTACCCCTGCAAAAACAACAGAGTTCAGCGTCTTGAACAAAAACTTGCCGCATGGCTAGGGGCCCCACAGACATGA
- the proB gene encoding glutamate 5-kinase, translated as MSLWVVKVGTSLLRGNEKQSTAEVIESYSACLSASLKRGDHVVLVTSGAVGLGCNRLGLSQRPVDVVALQGTAAIGQGQLMALYEAAMSRRGHTVAQVLLTRSDLGSRQRYRNASSTLKQLLDWGVLPVVNENDALSPEELRYGDNDTLSALVATAVEADQLIMLTDVDRLYSSDPRINASAEPISDVYHPHELTALEVAAGEGGAWGTGGMTTKLAAARIATASGITVLLADGRDPQVLDGLLQGRRSGTVFHPHPQPLGNRKSWLAHALKPLGTLQLDEGACDALQHRGASLLLVGVKEVEGNFEANQPVRLINPEGNELARGLCSLSSKELREAIETQMSTNRSPVVVHRDVLVLRNA; from the coding sequence ATGAGTCTGTGGGTGGTGAAGGTGGGAACCAGCCTGCTGAGAGGCAATGAGAAGCAATCCACCGCCGAAGTGATTGAGAGCTACAGCGCCTGCCTTTCAGCAAGCCTCAAGCGGGGGGATCATGTTGTCCTCGTAACAAGTGGCGCCGTAGGTCTTGGTTGTAATCGTCTAGGGCTAAGCCAACGGCCGGTCGATGTGGTGGCTCTCCAAGGGACGGCGGCGATCGGTCAAGGACAACTCATGGCTCTTTATGAGGCTGCCATGAGCCGAAGGGGTCACACCGTGGCTCAGGTATTGCTTACCCGCTCAGATCTTGGCTCCAGGCAGCGATACCGCAATGCTTCTAGCACCTTGAAGCAATTGCTCGACTGGGGCGTTCTGCCGGTGGTGAATGAGAACGACGCCCTCTCTCCGGAAGAATTGCGATACGGCGACAACGACACCCTTTCAGCTCTCGTTGCAACCGCAGTGGAGGCTGATCAGCTCATCATGCTCACCGACGTGGATCGCCTTTATTCCTCAGACCCCCGCATTAATGCCTCTGCCGAACCGATCTCAGATGTTTACCATCCCCATGAACTGACTGCCCTGGAAGTCGCGGCAGGGGAGGGAGGTGCCTGGGGCACTGGGGGCATGACTACAAAACTTGCGGCAGCTCGCATCGCTACCGCAAGTGGCATCACCGTTCTTCTTGCTGATGGCCGCGATCCTCAAGTGCTTGATGGGTTGCTGCAAGGAAGACGGAGCGGCACGGTGTTTCATCCTCACCCTCAACCTCTCGGCAATCGCAAGAGCTGGCTGGCCCATGCTCTGAAGCCCTTAGGGACCCTTCAGCTGGATGAAGGCGCCTGCGATGCCCTTCAACATCGTGGCGCCTCCCTGCTCTTGGTGGGGGTTAAAGAGGTGGAAGGAAACTTTGAAGCCAACCAGCCGGTAAGACTAATTAATCCCGAAGGTAACGAGCTCGCTCGAGGCCTGTGTTCCTTGAGTAGCAAAGAACTGCGCGAGGCCATTGAGACCCAAATGAGCACGAATCGTTCACCGGTCGTGGTGCATAGGGACGTGTTGGTTCTCCGCAACGCGTGA
- the lpxD gene encoding UDP-3-O-(3-hydroxymyristoyl)glucosamine N-acyltransferase codes for MRFSQLIASLQQGSAGLQDHQLAEDPELLSGASLDQAKANQLSFLEQGNALTTQLSHSKVGAVLIPPQDDLRVIAEQRGLAFAVLRDPRLAFAEALEQLHPRSRPKAGVHPTAVIGDQVHLGQGISIGAHVVIGDGSRIGAYSVVHPGVVIYEDVVVGEANELHANAVLQPGSRLGLNCVVHSNAVVGSEGFGFVPTANGWRKMPQTGLVVLEDGVEVGCGSTIDRPSVGETRIGAGTKIDNLVQIGHGVVTGQGCALASQVGIAGGARLGEGVILAGQVGVANRAVIGDRAIASSKSGIHGEVEAGEVVSGYPAIPNRLWLRCSATFSKLPEMAKMLRKLTRDTPQ; via the coding sequence ATGCGCTTCAGCCAGTTGATCGCCTCCCTCCAACAAGGAAGCGCTGGGCTGCAGGACCACCAGCTAGCTGAAGATCCTGAACTGCTTAGCGGCGCATCTCTCGATCAAGCAAAGGCCAATCAGCTCAGTTTTCTGGAACAGGGCAATGCACTAACCACTCAGCTAAGCCACAGCAAGGTTGGGGCCGTATTGATTCCACCTCAGGATGATCTACGTGTCATCGCTGAACAAAGAGGGCTGGCCTTTGCGGTGTTGCGAGATCCTCGCCTGGCATTCGCTGAAGCCTTGGAACAATTGCATCCACGCTCGCGGCCCAAGGCAGGTGTTCACCCCACAGCCGTGATCGGAGATCAAGTGCATCTTGGCCAAGGGATCTCAATCGGTGCGCACGTCGTCATCGGTGATGGCAGCCGTATCGGTGCCTATAGCGTGGTCCATCCAGGCGTAGTGATTTACGAAGATGTGGTGGTGGGGGAAGCTAATGAACTTCATGCCAATGCTGTTCTTCAGCCTGGTTCCAGGCTAGGTCTGAACTGCGTTGTGCACTCCAATGCCGTTGTGGGATCAGAGGGTTTCGGCTTCGTACCTACCGCCAATGGATGGAGAAAGATGCCCCAAACCGGTTTGGTGGTTCTTGAAGACGGTGTAGAAGTGGGCTGCGGGTCGACCATCGACCGTCCATCGGTGGGTGAGACTCGCATCGGCGCTGGGACCAAAATTGACAACCTCGTGCAAATCGGCCACGGGGTGGTTACAGGCCAAGGATGTGCCCTTGCCTCACAGGTGGGGATTGCCGGCGGTGCTCGCCTGGGTGAAGGTGTAATCCTCGCCGGTCAGGTTGGAGTCGCTAATCGCGCTGTAATCGGCGATCGTGCCATCGCTAGCTCGAAGAGCGGTATTCATGGCGAAGTTGAAGCGGGGGAAGTTGTCAGCGGCTATCCCGCGATTCCAAATCGCCTCTGGTTGCGCTGTTCCGCCACCTTCAGCAAATTACCGGAGATGGCCAAAATGTTGAGGAAGCTGACAAGAGATACACCTCAGTAA
- the leuB gene encoding 3-isopropylmalate dehydrogenase, with protein sequence MRQHRIVLLPGDGIGPEITAVAKLLLDALGHQHGFKLNFEQHPIGGVAIDASGSPLPASTLEACQASDAVLLAAIGSPRFDALPREQRPETGLLSLRAGLKLFANLRPVTILPALIDASSLKANVIKGVDLMVVRELTGGIYFGQPKGRIEADGDERAFNTMTYSRTEVDRIAKVAFELARDRSGKLCSVDKANVLDVSQLWRDRVDALAANYGDVELSHMYVDNAAMQLVRNPRQFDVLLTGNLFGDILSDEAAMLTGSIGMLPSASLGSEGPGLFEPVHGSAPDIAGQDLANPMAMVLCAAMMLRIGLKENDAARALEGSVERVLAAGFRTGDLMSEGCTQLGCAEMGEQLLQAL encoded by the coding sequence ATGCGCCAGCACCGCATCGTTCTGCTGCCTGGTGATGGTATCGGTCCTGAAATCACTGCTGTAGCAAAGCTTTTACTTGATGCATTAGGCCACCAACACGGTTTCAAGCTGAATTTCGAGCAACACCCCATCGGTGGGGTTGCCATAGACGCAAGCGGATCGCCCTTGCCCGCCAGCACCCTTGAGGCATGTCAAGCCAGTGATGCGGTGCTCCTTGCAGCAATTGGTAGCCCTCGCTTTGACGCCCTGCCCAGGGAGCAACGGCCGGAAACAGGCTTGCTATCCCTTCGGGCAGGACTGAAACTATTTGCGAACCTCAGGCCGGTGACGATCCTGCCGGCCCTGATCGATGCCAGCAGCCTGAAAGCAAATGTGATCAAAGGCGTTGATCTAATGGTGGTGCGTGAGCTCACAGGTGGGATTTATTTCGGCCAACCGAAAGGGCGGATTGAGGCCGATGGGGATGAGCGCGCTTTCAACACAATGACCTACTCCAGAACTGAGGTGGATCGAATCGCCAAGGTCGCTTTCGAGCTCGCCCGCGATCGCAGCGGAAAGCTTTGTTCAGTAGATAAGGCAAACGTGCTTGATGTCAGTCAACTGTGGCGTGATCGTGTCGATGCTTTGGCTGCCAACTATGGAGATGTAGAGCTCAGCCACATGTATGTGGACAATGCCGCGATGCAATTGGTGCGCAACCCCAGGCAATTTGACGTGCTGCTTACCGGCAACCTATTCGGAGACATCCTTAGTGACGAAGCAGCGATGCTTACCGGTTCGATTGGCATGCTGCCCTCAGCTTCGCTCGGCAGCGAAGGACCAGGACTGTTTGAACCGGTGCATGGCTCCGCACCCGATATTGCAGGACAAGACCTGGCCAATCCAATGGCAATGGTGCTTTGCGCAGCAATGATGCTGAGAATTGGCTTAAAGGAAAACGATGCCGCCAGGGCTCTTGAAGGATCAGTAGAGCGTGTTCTCGCGGCAGGTTTCCGTACAGGTGACCTCATGAGTGAGGGTTGTACCCAACTGGGCTGCGCAGAGATGGGTGAGCAATTGCTGCAAGCGCTTTAA
- a CDS encoding phosphoribulokinase, with the protein MSKRHPVVAVTGSSGAGTSTVKRAFEHIFSREKITPAVVEGDSYHRFERMAMKEAMADALAKGENFSHFGPEANLFDKLEELFRTYGQTGGGKKRYYLHSTEEAAEHNSRLGTKLDPGQFTPWEEIPTNTDVLFYEGLHGGVVGDGYDVAACADLLVGVVPITNLEWIQKIHRDNAERGYSAEAIVDTILRRMPDYINHICPQFSRTDINFQRVPTVDTSNPFICRNIPTPDESFVIIHFRKGAREKWGIDFGDLLNMINDSFMSSPTSIVVNGGKMGFAMELILTPIIHRLIEDKHKLS; encoded by the coding sequence ATGTCGAAGCGTCACCCGGTTGTCGCCGTTACAGGGTCCTCTGGAGCCGGAACCAGCACCGTAAAGCGGGCCTTCGAACACATTTTTTCCCGAGAGAAAATCACGCCCGCCGTTGTGGAGGGCGATAGCTACCACCGCTTCGAGCGGATGGCCATGAAGGAAGCCATGGCTGACGCCTTGGCCAAGGGTGAAAACTTCTCCCACTTCGGCCCAGAAGCGAACTTATTCGACAAGCTGGAAGAGCTCTTCCGCACCTACGGTCAAACAGGGGGTGGCAAGAAGCGTTATTACTTGCATAGCACTGAAGAGGCAGCAGAACATAACAGCCGCCTAGGCACGAAACTTGACCCCGGTCAGTTCACCCCTTGGGAGGAAATTCCAACCAACACGGATGTTCTCTTCTATGAAGGACTGCATGGTGGTGTCGTTGGTGATGGCTACGACGTAGCAGCCTGCGCCGACCTACTGGTTGGGGTGGTACCAATCACCAACCTTGAGTGGATACAAAAAATCCACCGCGACAATGCCGAGCGAGGCTATTCCGCAGAAGCAATTGTGGATACGATTCTGCGACGCATGCCTGATTACATCAACCACATCTGTCCACAATTCAGCCGTACAGACATCAATTTCCAGAGAGTGCCCACTGTGGACACCTCGAACCCATTCATTTGTAGGAACATCCCTACGCCGGATGAAAGCTTTGTGATCATTCACTTCCGCAAAGGTGCTCGCGAAAAATGGGGCATCGACTTTGGAGATCTGCTCAACATGATTAATGACTCGTTTATGTCGAGTCCGACAAGCATCGTGGTGAACGGAGGCAAGATGGGTTTTGCAATGGAATTAATTTTGACCCCGATCATTCATCGCCTGATTGAAGACAAACACAAACTCTCATAA
- a CDS encoding prepilin peptidase, which translates to MLWIYLAIIGACMGSFINVMAWRLPRKESLIWPGSHCPRCGCGVRWHDNIPVLAWIQLGGRCRDCRTTIPVRYPAVESLSAGLWVSAALAAPTSMGELSSLFNLFAGVVLVSVLLPLVLIDLDHMWLPEPLCRAGLLLGLAFTATAAVSLGWSKGSTLLLDHLLAAAAALIAMEGLSFLAKKLIGQPALGLGDAKLAAMAGAWLGLNGVAMAMTLAIISGAAVGLIGRLAGQLQPRQPFPFGPFIAFGVWGVWLCGSDWWWQHWLNLMGL; encoded by the coding sequence ATGCTCTGGATCTATCTAGCGATCATCGGAGCTTGTATGGGCAGCTTCATCAATGTGATGGCTTGGCGGCTTCCACGAAAGGAATCATTGATTTGGCCTGGTAGCCATTGCCCACGTTGTGGATGTGGTGTGCGTTGGCACGACAACATCCCAGTACTCGCATGGATTCAACTGGGCGGTCGCTGTCGTGATTGCAGAACCACCATTCCAGTGCGTTATCCAGCGGTGGAGAGTCTCAGCGCCGGGCTTTGGGTATCGGCTGCCTTGGCAGCTCCAACCAGCATGGGCGAGTTGTCTTCCTTGTTCAATCTCTTTGCTGGAGTCGTGCTTGTCAGTGTGCTGTTGCCACTGGTCCTCATCGACCTCGATCACATGTGGTTGCCTGAACCACTTTGTCGGGCTGGCCTTTTGTTAGGCCTGGCGTTCACCGCGACAGCGGCAGTTTCACTCGGCTGGAGTAAGGGATCAACCCTGCTACTCGACCATTTACTAGCAGCAGCAGCAGCCTTAATTGCGATGGAAGGGCTTAGCTTCCTTGCCAAAAAGCTGATTGGTCAGCCGGCCCTTGGGCTTGGTGATGCCAAATTGGCGGCCATGGCTGGAGCATGGTTAGGACTGAATGGGGTGGCTATGGCCATGACCCTGGCCATCATCAGCGGCGCAGCGGTTGGTCTCATCGGTCGGCTTGCTGGTCAGCTACAACCTCGCCAGCCTTTTCCCTTCGGGCCTTTCATTGCCTTTGGGGTCTGGGGTGTATGGCTTTGTGGATCAGATTGGTGGTGGCAACATTGGCTCAACCTAATGGGTCTTTAA
- the accD gene encoding acetyl-CoA carboxylase, carboxyltransferase subunit beta gives MSLFDWFADRRKGQFVGKVSQETEESDGLWVKCPECGQVVYRKDLHANASVCSNCGYHHRIDSDERIVLIADQGSFKSLDRNLSPTDPLGFKDRRAYADRLRESQASTGMKDGVVTGLCQVEGMPMAMAVMDFRFMGGSMGSVVGEKITRLVERATAQGLPLLIVCASGGARMQEGMLSLMQMAKISGALERHREAELLYMPLLTHPTTGGVTASFAMLGDLILAEPKALIGFAGRRVIEQTLREKLPDNFQTAEYLQEHGFVDTIVPRTQLRKTLASLLLLHGCKAKKAAGK, from the coding sequence ATGAGTTTATTCGACTGGTTTGCTGATCGTCGCAAGGGTCAGTTCGTTGGCAAGGTGAGCCAGGAAACTGAAGAAAGCGATGGCCTTTGGGTCAAATGCCCCGAATGCGGTCAGGTGGTTTATCGCAAGGATCTTCATGCCAATGCAAGTGTTTGTTCCAACTGCGGTTACCACCACCGCATCGATAGCGACGAAAGGATCGTCCTGATTGCTGATCAAGGAAGTTTTAAATCACTGGATCGCAACCTCAGCCCTACAGATCCACTCGGATTTAAAGATCGCCGTGCCTATGCCGATCGACTTAGAGAAAGCCAGGCCTCAACAGGCATGAAGGACGGGGTCGTCACAGGTCTTTGCCAAGTCGAAGGAATGCCGATGGCCATGGCGGTGATGGATTTCCGCTTCATGGGCGGTTCTATGGGATCAGTTGTTGGCGAAAAGATCACCCGACTGGTGGAGCGGGCAACAGCCCAAGGTCTACCCCTCTTGATTGTCTGCGCTTCAGGCGGAGCTCGAATGCAAGAAGGTATGCTCAGCCTGATGCAAATGGCCAAGATTTCCGGTGCTCTTGAACGACATCGAGAGGCTGAATTGCTCTACATGCCACTACTCACTCATCCAACTACCGGTGGTGTGACTGCAAGTTTTGCCATGCTTGGTGATCTAATTCTGGCGGAACCGAAGGCTCTGATTGGCTTTGCTGGACGCCGGGTCATTGAGCAGACCTTGCGGGAAAAACTACCCGACAATTTTCAGACTGCCGAATATCTGCAAGAGCATGGCTTCGTAGACACGATCGTGCCTCGAACGCAACTTCGTAAAACGCTGGCCTCACTCTTGCTGCTGCATGGCTGTAAAGCGAAAAAGGCCGCGGGTAAATGA
- a CDS encoding Gfo/Idh/MocA family protein, whose amino-acid sequence MNPIRPPIGVAIAGLGFGESVHLPALKANPDLQPVALWHPRRERLEKASNQHELIGYSDWSALLTDPKIEAVILATPPGPRFELALEALKAGKHLLLEKPVALHADQVAELQRLAIKQRLSVAVDFEYRAVPLFMQAKRLLDQGIVGTPWLVKLDWLMSSRANASRPWNWYSQSEAGGGVIGALGTHAMDMLHWLCGPTRQVSALLSTSIQTRPDPFSGELRDVSSEDVTLAQLKLGGNERPEIPAQVSLTAIALQGRGCWLEIYGSNGSLLLGSDNQKDYVHGFGLWAAAAGEPLRSISADLDLAFPTTWTDGRIAPVARLQGWWAESMRSGQPMLPGLAEGWASQHVCDKIRDSARSGQRLEIQSTL is encoded by the coding sequence ATGAATCCAATTCGTCCACCAATTGGTGTTGCTATTGCCGGCCTTGGCTTCGGTGAAAGCGTTCATCTTCCGGCACTAAAAGCCAATCCAGACCTACAGCCTGTTGCCCTATGGCATCCACGCAGAGAGCGACTAGAAAAAGCTTCTAACCAGCATGAACTTATCGGCTATAGCGATTGGTCAGCCCTATTGACTGATCCAAAGATCGAGGCCGTGATTCTGGCAACACCACCAGGCCCGCGTTTTGAATTGGCGCTCGAAGCATTGAAAGCTGGAAAACATTTGCTTCTGGAGAAACCCGTGGCGTTGCATGCCGATCAAGTCGCTGAACTGCAACGACTGGCCATCAAGCAAAGATTGAGCGTGGCCGTGGACTTTGAATACCGTGCTGTGCCGTTGTTTATGCAAGCCAAGCGTTTGCTTGATCAAGGGATCGTGGGAACGCCATGGCTGGTGAAACTTGACTGGTTAATGAGTAGTCGCGCCAATGCTTCAAGACCATGGAACTGGTATTCCCAATCCGAGGCAGGTGGCGGCGTGATTGGGGCGCTAGGCACTCATGCCATGGACATGCTGCATTGGTTGTGTGGGCCAACTCGCCAGGTGAGTGCTCTGCTATCCACCTCGATTCAAACAAGGCCTGATCCATTTAGTGGCGAACTGCGTGATGTGAGCAGTGAAGACGTCACCCTGGCTCAGTTAAAGCTGGGTGGAAATGAGAGGCCTGAAATACCTGCACAGGTGAGCCTCACGGCAATTGCCCTCCAGGGAAGAGGGTGCTGGCTGGAGATCTACGGCAGCAACGGCAGCCTCTTGCTTGGCAGTGACAACCAGAAAGACTATGTGCATGGCTTTGGCCTCTGGGCAGCAGCTGCCGGTGAGCCACTTCGCAGCATTAGCGCTGATTTGGATCTAGCGTTCCCTACCACATGGACTGATGGTCGCATCGCCCCTGTAGCGAGGCTTCAAGGCTGGTGGGCCGAGAGCATGCGCAGTGGCCAGCCAATGCTGCCAGGCCTTGCGGAAGGATGGGCCAGCCAACACGTATGCGACAAAATAAGGGATTCAGCTAGATCAGGACAGCGACTTGAAATCCAATCGACACTCTGA
- the fba gene encoding class II fructose-bisphosphate aldolase (catalyzes the reversible aldol condensation of dihydroxyacetonephosphate and glyceraldehyde 3-phosphate in the Calvin cycle, glycolysis, and/or gluconeogenesis): protein MALVPLRLLLDHAAENGYGIPAFNVNNLEQVQSIMEAAYETDSPVILQASRGARSYAGEIFLRHLIIAAVETYPDIPVVMHQDHGNSPSTCFGAAANGFTSVMMDGSLEADAKTPASYEYNVAVTKEVVGVAHAIGVSVEGELGCLGSLETGMGEAEDGHGFEGKLDHSQLLTDPAEASDFVAKTKVDALAIAIGTSHGAYKFTRKPTGEVLAISRIAEIHKAIPNTHLVMHGSSSVPQEWLQMINKYGGAIPETYGVPVEEIQEGIRNGVRKVNIDTDNRLAFTAAVREASVADPANFDPRHFNKPARKYMKQVCLDRYQQFWCAGNASKIKQRDINYYSALYEKGQLDPKNAVAA from the coding sequence ATGGCCCTCGTTCCGCTAAGGCTTCTGCTTGACCATGCCGCAGAAAACGGCTATGGCATCCCTGCTTTCAATGTGAACAACCTCGAGCAGGTGCAGTCCATCATGGAAGCGGCTTACGAGACTGATAGCCCCGTGATCCTGCAGGCCTCCCGCGGTGCTCGAAGCTACGCAGGTGAAATCTTTTTAAGACATCTGATCATCGCCGCCGTTGAGACTTATCCAGACATCCCGGTTGTGATGCATCAAGACCACGGGAATAGCCCCTCAACATGCTTTGGTGCTGCAGCCAACGGGTTCACCTCTGTGATGATGGATGGTTCTCTTGAGGCAGACGCCAAGACACCTGCCAGCTACGAGTACAACGTTGCTGTCACAAAAGAAGTCGTAGGCGTGGCCCATGCCATTGGCGTAAGCGTGGAGGGTGAACTGGGCTGCCTGGGCTCCTTGGAAACAGGTATGGGTGAAGCCGAAGACGGCCACGGATTTGAAGGCAAGCTCGACCACAGCCAACTGCTCACCGACCCAGCTGAGGCCTCCGACTTCGTCGCTAAAACCAAAGTTGACGCTTTAGCAATCGCGATTGGAACCAGCCACGGCGCCTACAAATTCACGCGCAAACCCACTGGTGAAGTATTAGCGATCAGTCGAATTGCAGAAATCCATAAGGCCATCCCTAACACTCATTTAGTGATGCACGGTTCCTCTTCCGTTCCCCAGGAATGGCTGCAAATGATCAATAAATACGGAGGTGCAATCCCTGAGACCTATGGCGTTCCTGTCGAAGAGATCCAAGAAGGGATTCGCAATGGCGTGCGTAAGGTCAATATCGACACCGACAATCGCCTGGCTTTCACCGCTGCTGTGCGTGAAGCTTCTGTCGCTGATCCTGCCAACTTTGATCCACGCCACTTCAACAAACCTGCGCGTAAATATATGAAGCAGGTCTGTCTTGATCGCTATCAGCAGTTTTGGTGTGCCGGCAATGCCAGTAAAATTAAGCAACGTGATATCAACTATTACTCAGCCCTTTATGAGAAAGGGCAGCTTGATCCAAAAAACGCTGTTGCTGCATGA